Proteins encoded in a region of the Anopheles aquasalis chromosome 2, idAnoAquaMG_Q_19, whole genome shotgun sequence genome:
- the LOC126570073 gene encoding unconventional myosin-IXa-like isoform X2, protein MCDTCTGGWPVQFVRRRMQRSSDAAAPPVVAANDDGGDLVAAAALLKEKRRLARLSKLYYDDFVTLDTTVMLKVYVGALSLHYEALSVEASKQTTAEEIVSCIVERLGLTGNNYELAEVAGECKERRLSAHEKPVSVMLLWPMHSEKDFHRFYLREIQSDVPWLDSYGLDPQILRDFIPFLLQKENREYPDLCQLPDLNEATLLENLRQRFEAGHIYTYVGSILIAVNPFKFHPIYNPKYVRLYQNQRIGPILPPHIFAIADNAYYNMLKEKRNQCIVISGESGSGKTESTNFLLHHLTALSQKGAHGSGVEQTILSAGPVLEAFGNAKTAHNNNSSRFGKFIQVNYRENGMVQGAVVQKYLLEKSRIVSQGHYERNYHVFYYLLSGATDAEREALHLLPAEKYHYLNAKNLTLENCDEKYEFSRLKQSMEMVGFSAEKQRRLFNVLSAVLLLGNVEFFPKKSTYHHDESVQVRNPDVVGLISELLRVKQETLMSALTSKRVKASGETLIMQYKLPEAIAARDALAKCLYGALFDWIVLQVNHALLNKDQALHTGHSIGVLDIFGFEDFGPQNSFEQLCINYANEHLQYYFNLHVFKYEQKEYKREGIKWTDIEFLDNYGCLQLFESKPSGLLCILDDLCNFPGATNETLLQKFNSVHKDNAFYEKPQRKENAFIIKHYAGKVKYQVAEMREKNLDLMRQDIVSVLKNSSMAFVRELVGADPVAVFRWAILRAFFRGYFAFRSAGIKHRKERADMSFNKLATKTRYRAPNDSIVSKRISNAMSDFTSGSTSPGSVSPYHRQSLGNAAIGYSQAAGGGSPSGASSTPRRSWSNFAFNNKNFPDGKLNYECQQQVVDPKHYPTHHYQHQTGASPSSVYGNNGSPGGAGGGGAGRQSSVPNNMTGANSGGASGVSSKGYGFGTAAARSRFERSGQDVMARASQIVMKNKSFRPRERPKKGLKNLQSVKTLSAGQNLTNQTSGIKTRKQPLTVTAQFQNSLIALMETLNQANPFFIRCIKSNPNKIPNQFDDATVTRQLRYTGMLETVRIRRAGYNVRLTYEEFIQLYRILLPKGLVSSQKDVRDFMSTMDLNKQHYQLGLTKIYMRESQKMRLDVALHTKIIDSIIRIQRWFRAILQRKKYCQYRNAACTIQSYWRDYLREKQEKFTRKIRNHAATVIQATWRGYTVRKWYSKLKTGVLVIQARIRGNQARSRFKELLSKKLQRDRVKLRSTQSLPVERPGVPSVGTSYAGAGGGGAGGGGGGYAEVVQVIEHRKKAMPSAVVGRSFETAIDIVNKNRALFADDSMSADFIDDDDEEDEEEEEDEEDEAEVEAVRSSRHEEDDEEDDEEGYEDLGLVDDPHFSAGTMLSPVHGVTSMPLTTPAAASSPVGKHSALLDRKEKYVKNLAISGPTGTGMPPSASGASSTNNGAPYQKTPLQRQEDVLDRPNPRLYDIERASKSTFDDTELAKYRYERGGILGALDASSSGVKQPVRRVDSGPSSSMTSGGGGASGAVGRPGVQRFRYGDTSTYGSTGGMIRSQNYSNNSNRNSNVEIVFVNTAQEAASGGGGGGVMSGTPGSRNLNRNSSSGTLTTTPHQQHQQQQQLTSLRRDSLPFSHRLSSRTSGDEINSNYHLLQQQQQQQHKQMLHQQSVSAMAGISSQSQSLPLASASGHIGNYQNLQFPPTSNYHQQHHHHQQQQQQQQQQQQQQQQSVYNNNTTAISNSLTSSSSASSSSNSNVKLSSSSSGSSYTAAPYGNTAAGSNRGDPIASISQSGRVSAAYPDDFAQNYYNTTATPKGKAAALLGTAKSEDSSVSATGGSSKYGGTSIGGGLLAKAESSDMVLAASSSGSKSNRRLKSSNLSEDHPQQLGGGVSGSNAVSYHPGTGLSRRAPVGGNAAVPSSTSSSGMDTLKRRNSDPTNKVPLLEVNRGNDMYQSSTRINIAGHQFRKVQRINKAERCACCQEIDSFVNEGYRCLDCKVLVHTKCIQNGGIKSLQCAAPKRLKRIRPVDDGSRSRPSSSKHDKHQPIASGSNSQQKISSTREYTDSTDKIISDAKELQLMQDFITQKICKMESDCEKPSEVDRVFKQALREFKDNLVAQYSVAHKQNSDVLNIKYRDLIANFEQVIETTSGRKNDFPLTMGVNAFRGFMNEFMNSRETEKPKTKRKKDKKRKHDDHTTFNGHTFQLTILNIATACEICQQFLLWPIERGLVCQNCKLTCHKKCYQKSASCNKIANSDPNALLGGVSGSASAVVAGGCGPDGQPLYGGGIPTKLFGVPLTALCSNTNDGVKIPTQINNLIMMIEMHGLYSEGIYRKSGVSSKIKDLKAKMDRAVTSVDGGGGGEMDFESYNVHVLTNVLKSFLREMPEPLLTFDRYDDFLRAADLSDGSDRVQTLLSLVKKIPPAHHCLFERLIFHLALVAKLEQYNRMSASSLAIVFAPCVLRTNRYVPAQDSLNDIGRQTKCMETLITQKMLNVKSTLADIDTLDTAAHTATARLSTLRSSKVFTQEEMANARGTGVIPAGGILETETEEMLLEGHIQEIQKEKALLTSTLPNLARASSDDDLLSTDLDGEGGSLDDLSNSKEKDLDVSSTGGQGSGGTGGGEGGAGGGGGAGNNMIRDSGISIRYQAPSDHSGGSSNVSLNNDVPMAVSYSLRDQSVSGGGGGGGVEYFHKMGSGASGTGPPTVKTKSLSHQTLLEREAFLRGSGNTSTSVSSPQSPTTATAMATDRSSTPSSSASAPSMIKTQQNGNGGIVGRSSESSTGSVGTAGSMVDRGGGTVTGNGGGSKRSDINLSHSMITLSTTSHSLGGSTTSSSSSSGVGSTGSGSELQRQKPIIIRSVSGGYEVGSGAGGAGNSSSSIATSISSSTGTNAVASSSSNHRILIQAASSNTSNTTVPSPSGANSTSASNSSISSTVLAKDNNVGKECGVQPVIKLTSSRRMSGGGGKRSGGGGSSTAGGTTTGGATSTAGDDEPIMV, encoded by the exons ATTCTATTTACGCGAAATACAAAGCGACGTTCCTTGGCTAGATAGTTATGGACTCGATCCACAGATACTAAGAGACTTTATACCTTTTCTGCTGCAGAAAGAAAATAGAGAATATCCTGACCTGTGCCAACTTCCAG ATCTTAATGAAGCAACGCTACTCGAGAACCTACGGCAACGGTTCGAGGCTGGCCACATCTACACCTACGTCGGTAGCATCCTGATTGCGGTGAACCCGTTCAAGTTTCACCCGATCTACAATCCAAAGTATGTGCGGCTGTACCAGAATCAGCGGATCGGGCCGATTCTGCCACCGCACATCTTCGCCATCGCCGACAACGCTTACTACAACATGCTGAAGGAGAAACGCAACCAG TGCATCGTGATCAGCGGTGAGAGCGGTTCGGGCAAGACGGAAAGCACCAACTTCCTGCTGCACCATTTGACCGCCCTCTCGCAGAAAGGTGCGCATGGATCGGGCGTCGAACAAACGATCCTTAGTGCCGGTCCGGTACTGGAAGCGTTCGGTAACGCGAAAACggcccacaacaacaatagcagcCGGTTTGGCAAGTTCATCCAGGTGAACTACCGCGAGAATGGCATGGTGCAGGGTGCGGTGGTGCAAAAGTATCTGCTGGAGAAGAGCCGCATCGTGTCGCAAGGCCACTACGAGCGCAACTACCACGTGTTCTATTACCTGCTGTCGGGGGCGACGGATGCGGAGCGCGAAGCACTCCATCTACTGCCGGCCGAGAAGTATCACTACCTGAACGCCAAGAATCTCACGCTCGAGAACTGCGACGAGAAGTACGAGTTTTCGCGCCTCAAGCAGAGCATGGAAATGGTAGGTTTCTCGGCCGAGAAGCAACGGCGTCTGTTCAACGTTCTATCGGCGGTGCTGCTTCTGGGCAACGTGGAGTTCTTCCCGAAAAAGTCCACCTACCATCACGATGAAAGCGTACAGGTGCGCAATCCGGACGTGGTCGGGCTGATTTCGGAGCTGCTACGCGTCAAGCAGGAAACGCTCATGTCGGCACTCACGTCCAAGCGCGTCAAGGCGAGTGGTGAAACGCTGATCATGCAGTACAAGCTTCCGGAGGCAATCGCCGCCCGTGATGCGCTCGCCAAATGTCTGTACGGTGCACTGTTCGATTGGATCGTGCTGCAGGTGAACCATGCGCTGCTGAACAAGGATCAGGCGCTGCACACGGGACACTCGATCGGGGTACTCGACATTTTCGGGTTTGAGGACTTCGGACCGCAGAACAGCTTTGAGCAGTTGTGCATAAACTACGCAAACGAGCATTTACAGTATTACTTTAATCTG CACGTGTTCAAGTACGAACAGAAGGAATACAAACGCGAGGGAATTAAATGGACTGATATAGAATTTCTAGACAATTACGGCTGCCTGCAGCTGTTCGAATCGAAACCTTCCGGTTTGCTGTGTATACTGGATGATCTGTGCAA TTTTCCCGGTGCCACCAACGAAACGTTGCTGCAAAAGTTCAACAGTGTTCACAAGGACAACGCATTTTACGAGAAGCCACAGCGAAAGGAGAACGCATTTATCATAAAGCATTACGCGGGAAAGGTGAAATACCAG GTGGCGGAAATGCGGGAAAAGAATCTCGATCTGATGCGGCAGGACATTGTAAGCGTGCTGAAAAACTCCAGTATGGCGTTTGTGCGTGAGCTAGTCGGTGCGGATCCGGTCGCCGTCTTTCGATGGGCAATATTGCGGGCCTTCTTCCGGGGCTACTTTGCCTTCCGGTCGGCAGGCATCAAACATAGGAAAGAGCGTGCCGATATGTCGTTCAACAAGCTCGCTACCAAAACGCGTTACCGTGCACCGAACGATAGTATTGTGAG CAAGCGTATCAGCAATGCCATGAGCGACTTCACATCGGGCTCTACATCCCCGGGCAGCGTTTCGCCCTACCACCGGCAATCACTCGGTAATGCGGCCATCGGATACAGTCAAGCTGCTGGCGGAGGATCGCCATCGGGAGCCTCCTCGACGCCACGTCGCTCGTGGTCCAACTTTGCTTTCAATAACAAAAACTTCCCGGATGGCAAACTAAACTACGAGTGCCAACAGCAGGTGGTGGACCCGAAGCACTATCCTACCCATCACTATCAGCACCAGACTGGTGCATCTCCCTCGTCGGTGTACGGAAACAATGGTTCTCCGGgaggagctggaggaggaggagcaggcaggcagtcgtCCGTACCCAATAACATGACTGGCGCTAACTCTGGCGGCGCAAGTGGTGTCAGTTCGAAAGGATATGGTTTCGGTACAGCCGCTGCAAGGAGCCGCTTCGAGCGTTCTGGCCAGGATGTGATGGCTCGTGCGTCGCAAATCGTGAT gaaaaacaaatcgtttcgtCCGCGGGAACGCCCGAAGAAGGGTCTCAAGAATCTCCAGTCGGTAAAAACGTTATCCGCCGGCCAAAACCTCACCAATCAAACGTCCGGCATCAAGACGCGCAAACAGCCGCTCACAGTGACGGCCCAGTTCCAGAACTCGTTGATCGCTCTAATGGAAACGTTAAACCAG GCAAATCCATTCTTCATTCGATGTATTAAATCGAACCCGAACAAAATACCGAACCAGTTCGACGATGCCACCGTTACGCGACAG CTCCGGTACACGGGCATGTTGGAGACGGTGCGTATCCGTCGGGCCGGCTACAACGTGCGCTTGACTTACGAGGAGTTCATCCAGTTGTACCGCATCCTGCTACCCAAGGGGCTGGTGAGCTCGCAGAAGGATGTGCGAGACTTTATGAGCACGATGGATCTGAACAAGCAGCACTATCAGCTTGGTCTGACCAAGATCTACATGCGCGAGTCGCAGAAGATGCGGTTGGATGTAGCGCTGCACACGAAGATCATTGATAGCATCATCCGCATTCAGCGCTGGTTCCGAGCGATACTACAGCGCAAAAAGTACTGCCAGTACCGGAACGCCGCCTGCACAATCCAGTCCTACTGGCGTGACTATCTGCGTGAGAAGCAGGAGAAGTTTACACGCAAAATTCGGAACCATGCGGCCACGGTGATACAGGCTACGTGGCGTGGCTACACCGTGCGCAAGTGGTACAGCAAGCTGAAGACCGGTGTACTCGTAATACAGGCGCGCATCCGGGGCAATCAGGCACGATCTCGGTTCAAGGAGCTGCTGAGTAAGAAGCTGCAGCGGGATAGGGTGAAGCTGCGCTCGACCCAGAGCCTACCGGTCGAACGGCCGGGCGTGCCATCGGTCGGAACATCGTATGCTGGAGCTGGCGGAgggggagcaggaggaggaggaggtggataTGCGGAGGTGGTGCAAGTGATCGAGCATCGTAAGAAAGCAATGCCGTCGGCCGTTGTTGGACGAAGCTTCGAGACGGCGATCGACATTGTGAACAAGAATCGGGCCCTGTTTGCCGACGACAGCATGTCGGCGGACTTtatcgatgatgacgacgaggaagatgaagaggaggaagaggatgaggaagatgaAGCAGAAGTGGAAGCAGTTCGTAGCTCGAGGcacgaggaagacgacgaggaggatgatgaggagggCTACGAGGATTTAGGCCTGGTGGATGATCCGCACTTTTCGGCAGGCACGATGCTGAGCCCGGTGCATGGTGTCACGTCGATGCCACTGACGACACCCGCCGCTGCCTCCTCCCCGGTTGGGAAACACAGCGCACTATTAGATAGGAAAGAGAAGTACGTAAAGAATCTGGCCATAAGCGGCCCAACGGGCACTGGGATGCCGCCATCCGCTTCTGGCGCTAGCTCGACCAACAATGGTGCGCCCTACCAGAAAACTCCACTGCAGCGGCAGGAGGATGTATTGGATCGACCAAACCCACGGCTGTACGATATCGAGCGTGCCAGCAAGAGTACCTTCGACGATACGGAGCTGGCCAAGTATCGTTACGAGCGTGGCGGTATCCTTGGTGCACTGGATGCCAGTAGCAGCGGAGTGAAACAACCGGTGCGACGTGTCGATTCGGGTCCCTCCTCTTCAATGAccagtggtggcggcggcgccaGCGGTGCTGTTGGTCGCCCGGGAGTACAACGGTTTCGCTACGGTGATACGAGCACGTACGGCAGTACTGGTGGCATGATACGTAGTCAGAACTACAGCAATAATAGTAATAGAAATAGCAATGTTGAAATCGTCTTTGTAAATACGGCACAAGAAgcggccagtggtggtggcggtggtggtgtgatgaGCGGTACGCCAGGCTCGCGGAATCTCAATCGTAACAGCAGCTCCGGCACGCTGaccacaacaccacaccagcaacaccagcaacagcaacaattgaCCAGTCTACGGCGCGATTCGTTGCCATTTAGCCATCGACTTTCGTCCCGCACATCTGGAGATGAAATCAACTCAAACTATCATctactgcaacagcaacaacagcagcagcataagcaaaTGCTGCATCAACAAAGTGTGTCGGCAATGGCGGGCATTTCGTCGCAATCACAATCATTGCCATTGGCCAGTGCTAGCGGACACATTGGAAACTATCAGAATCTACAGTTTCCTCCAACCTCGAATtatcaccagcaacatcatcatcaccaacaacagcagcagcagcagcagcagcaacaacaacaacagcaacaatccgTTTACAACAATAATACAACCGCCATCAGTAACAGTTTgaccagtagtagcagcgctagtagcagcagcaacagcaacgtgaaattgtcctcctcctcttcgggAAGTTCATATACCGCTGCGCCGTACGGTAACACTGCAGCAGGAAGCAACCGAGGTGATCCGATCGCATCTATCAGCCAATCCGGCCGAGTATCGGCCGCCTATCCGGATGATTTCGCACAAAACTATTACAACACCACGGCTACGCCGAAAGGTAAGGCGGCAGCCCTGCTTGGTACGGCCAAATCAGAGGACAGCAGTGTATCTGCTACTGGCGGTAGTAGCAAGTACGGCGGTACCAGCATTGGTGGTGGATTGCTCGCCAAGGCAGAGAGTAGTGATatggtgctggctgcttcCTCGTCTGGCAGCAAATCGAATCGTCGCCTCAAATCGTCCAACCTCAGTGAGGATCATCCGCAGCAGTTAGGAGGCGGAGTTAGTGGAAGCAACGCCGTCAGCTACCATCCTGGCACGGGACTATCCAGACGTGCACCGGTTGGTGGTAACGCTGCGGTACCGAGTAGCACTTCTTCCAGTGGAATGGACACACTGAAGCGGCGCAACTCCGACCCCACCAACAAGGTGCCGCTATTGGAAGTAAACCGCGGGAACGATATGTACCAGTCGAGCACGCGAATCAACATCGCGGGCCACCAGTTCCGCAAGGTGCAGCGCATAAACAAGGCGGAAAGGTGCGCCTGTTGCCAGGAGATCGATTCGTTTGTCAACGAAGGATATCGCTGCCTCGACTGTAAGGTGCTGGTGCACACCAAGTGTATCCAGAACGGTGGCATCAAGTCGCTGCAGTGTGCGGCACCGAAGCGTTTGAAGCGCATCCGGCCTGTCGACGATGGAAGTAGGAGTAGACCCTCCTCCTCAAAGCACGACAAGCACCAACCGATAGCGAGCGGTAGCAACAGCCAGCAGAAGATCTCTTCAACGCGCGAGTACACCGATTCGACCGATAAAATTATAAGCGATGCCAAAGAGCTGCAACTGATGCAGGACTTCATAACGCAGAAGATCTGCAAGATGGAGAGCGACTGCGAGAAACCGTCCGAGGTGGACCGAGTGTTCAAGCAAGCACTGCGGGAATTTAAGGACAACCTGGTAGCGCAGTACAGTGTGGCGCACAAGCAGAACTCGGACGTGCTGAACATCAAGTATCGCGATTTGATCGCCAACTTTGAACAGGTGATCGAGACGACGTCAGGGCGCAAGAACGACTTCCCGCTCACGATGGGTGTCAATGCGTTCCGCGGTTTCATGAATGAGTTCATGAATTCGCGCGAGacggaaaaaccgaaaacgaagcGCAAGAAAGACAAGAAGCGAAAACACGACGACCATACCACTTTCAACG GACATACATTCCAACTGACGATACTCAACATAGCAACTGCTTGTGAAATCTGCCAACAGTTTCTCTTATGGCCAATCGAGCGAGGACTG GTGTGTCAAAACTGCAAACTAACCTGCCACAAGAAGTGCTATCAGAAGTCGGCCTCATGCAATAAGATCGCCAACTCCGATCCAAACGCGCTGCTGGGTGGTGTTAGTGGCAGTGCATCGGCGGTTGTGGCCGGTGGATGCGGCCCCGATGGACAACCATTGTACGGTGGCGGTATACCCACGAAGCTGTTTGGTGTTCCTCTAACAGCCCTGTGCAGCAATACGAACGATGGGGTCAAAATCCCGACCCAGATCAACAATTTGATCATGATGATCGAGATGCACGGCCTTTACTCGGAGGGCATCTACCGGAAGAGTGGCGTCAGCTCGAAGATCAAGGATCTGAAGGCGAAGATGGACCGTGCGGTGACGAGTGTGGAtggaggcggaggaggcgaGATGGATTTCGAGTCGTACAACGTGCACGTGCTGACGAATGTGCTGAAGTCGTTTCTTCGCGAAATGCCGGAACCGCTGCTTACGTTTGATCGATACGATGATTTTCTGCGTGCTGCCGATCTGTCCGATGGTAGCGATCGCGTCCAAACGTTGCTCTCGCTGGTGAAGAAGATTCCTCCAGCGCACCACTGTCTGTTCGAGCGGCTGATCTTCCATCTGGCACTGGTGGCCAAGCTGGAGCAGTACAACCGCATGTCAGCCAGTTCACTCGCGATCGTGTTTGCACCGTGCGTCCTCCGGACCAATCGGTATGTGCCGGCGCAGGATAGCTTGAACGATATCGGGCGCCAGACGAAATGCATGGAGACGCTGATCACCCAGAAGATGCTGAACGTGAAGAGCACCCTTGCCGACATCGATACGCTCGATACGGCCGCACACACGGCCACAGCCCGACTGAGCACGCTGCGCAGCAGCAAGGTGTTCACACAGGAGGAAATGGCAAACGCACGGGGCACCGGCGTCATACCGGCCGGTGGTATCCTGGAGACCGAAACGGAAGAGATGCTGCTCGAGGGTCACATACAGGAGATACAGAAGGAGAAGGCACTGCTCACCTCAACCCTGCCGAACCTAGCACGGGCCAGCTCGGACGATGATCTGTTGTCCACCGATCTCgatggggaggggggcagcCTCGATGATCTGAGCaacagcaaggagaaggatcTGGACGTAAGCAGCACAGGCGGCCAGGGCAGTGGAGGAACAggaggtggtgaaggtggtgccggaggaggaggaggcgcaGGAAACAATATGATCAGAGATAGTGGCATCTCGATCCGCTACCAGGCACCCTCCGATCACAGCGGCGGTAGTAGTAATGTTAGTCTTAACAATGACGTCCCGATGGCTGTGAGTTATTCGTTGCGTGATCAGAGTgtgagtggtggtgggggcGGCGGAGGAGTGGAGTATTTTCATAAGATGGGCTCCGGTGCTTCCGGAACCGGACCACCGACGGTGAAAACGAAATCTCTCTCACATCAGACGCTACTCGAGCGGGAAGCATTCTTGCgcggcagcggcaacaccTCCACATCCGTCTCCTCTCCACAGTCACCGACGACCGCGACAGCTATGGCAACCGACCGCTCCTCAACGCCATCATCCTCCGCTTCCGCACCATCGATGATCAAGACGCAACAGAACGGGAACGGTGGTATTGTCGGTAGATCATCTGAAAGCAGTACCGGTAGCGTTGGCACAGCTGGATCCATGGtagatcgtggtggtggtacagtcaccggtaacggtggtggcagcaaacGATCCGACATCAATCTGAGCCATTCAATGATCACACTCTCCACAACATCGCACAGTCTCGGTGGCAgcacgacgagcagcagcagcagcagcggtgtcgGCAGTACGGGTAGTGGTAGTGAACTGCAGCGCCAGAAACCTATCATCATACGCAGTGTGTCCGGTGGGTATGAGGTTGgtagcggtgctggtggtgctggcaacagtagcagcagtatcgCAACCTCTATCTCCTCCTCGACCGGCACCAATGCGGtggcgtcgtcctcgtcgaacCATCGCATCCTGATCCAGGCTGCGTCATCAAACACCTCCAACACTACCGTACCATCACCTTCCGGCGCTAACTCCACTTCGGCTTCCAACTCGTCTATTAGCTCCACGGTCCTTGCGAAAGACAATAACGTGGGAAAGGAATGTGGAGTGCAGCCAGTCATCAAACTCACCTCCTCCCGCCGGAtgtccggtggtggagggaagcgatccggtggcggtggtagttCGACTGCCGGTGGAACAACAACTGGTGGTGCAACAAGCACTGCCGGTGACGATGAACCGATAATGGTTTGA